Proteins encoded by one window of Engraulis encrasicolus isolate BLACKSEA-1 chromosome 23, IST_EnEncr_1.0, whole genome shotgun sequence:
- the pdcd7 gene encoding programmed cell death protein 7 — protein MENSPYYQPDSHQQQAANMPNMPPNYAPSGGPYYPAPAPGFPPVSYQQPPTPQGNGDHSSRPGLWPGQNAYQASQPQTPPPWPPFPPTQVNAGYRGPPPPTQGTAGYGRAPPPPTGSAGYGCPPPPTQGNASYGCPPPGYPPQPAGFEGHGGPPIPPPFDPHRPPPGFREPQSNQISAFVEAQRAASSVPQQPTFESHHAGPTNQWTPVPAPSQTSIREGGGRPPDHQRHFASTGPQTLGASSANTEDRWQRGPSEFLSKQKEPLLQPPKPEPLDEESVQRKQDERWLENFLSRRRRVKTCPQTARIQTLSVSQVREDLYGTLKLVSDLSSICQTLKENLENDALWTESHSQAVGLMHNIQGKLNVLTDPEAVLSIKKKLSTTLKKRTRARRQKLERLEEEQKREERLTERHAAIDAWRMKRIRQVEEKKREEELKAAADAVLSEVRKKQGDAKKMVDILRALEKLRKLRKEAAARKGVYPEKESDEVFEGHLSRLRSLIGKRTALYGAEEKALRVMLEGEQEEERKRDVEKRQRKEREKLLHKRRQVENMLFGDAIPDDHPLLAFQDYYLQAESSLPALVQIRREWDQFLTPDGSAVPQAWVLPEPPADEAWATALEKHISLTD, from the exons ATGGAGAATTCACCATATTACCAACCTGATAGTCACCAGCAGCAGGCAGCGAATATGCCGAACATGCCGCCAAATTATGCCCCTTCAGGCGGTCCATATTACCCCGCTCCAGCCCCGGGATTCCCTCCAGTCTCTTACCAGCAACCGCCTACTCCACAAGGTAATGGTGATCATTCCTCTCGTCCTGGCTTATGGCCTGGACAGAATGCATACCAAGCTTCTCAACCCCAAACCCCACCGCCTTGGCCTCCCTTCCCACCAACCCAAGTCAACGCAGGATACCGAGGTCCACCACCCCCGACCCAAGGCACCGCAGGCTATGGACGCGCTCCACCCCCGCCGACAGGCAGTGCAGGCTATGGGTGCCCACCGCCCCCGACACAAGGCAATGCAAGCTACGGGTGCCCGCCGCCAGGTTATCCGCCACAGCCGGCTGGATTTGAGGGGCACGGAGGACCGCCAATCCCTCCACCGTTTGACCCACACAGACCACCACCTGGGTTTCGCGAGCCCCAGTCAAACCAAATCTCAGCATTCGTTGAGGCGCAGCGTGCTGCCTCTAGCGTGCCACAACAGCCTACGTTTGAATCCCACCACGCTGGACCTACAAATCAGTGGACTCCTGTACCCGCCCCAAGTCAGACTAGCATCCGAGAAGGTGGAGGCAGACCTCCGGATCATCAGAGACATTTTGCCAGCACAGGCCCACAAACGCTTGGGGCGTCGAGTGCCAATACGGAAGACAGGTGGCAGAGAGGTCCCAGCGAGTTTCTCAGTAAACAAAAAGAACCGCTACTTCAGCCACCAAAACCAGAGCCTTTAGATGAGGAATCTGTACAGAGAAAACAAGACGAGCGATGGTTAGAAAACTTTTTGTCCAGGAGAAGGAGGGTGAAGACCTGTCCACAGACAGCCCGAATCCAGACGCTCAGCGTCAGCCAGGTAAGAGAAGACCTGTATGGCACCCTCAAACTCGTATCCGACCTGTCGAGCATCTGTCAAACTCTAAAAGAGAATCTGGAAAATGACGCTCTGTGGACAGAGTCCCACAGCCAAGCGGTCGGATTGATGCACAACATCCAAGGCAAGCTGAACGTCCTGACCGACCCAGAGGCGGTGCTGAGTATTAAAAAGAAGCTATCGACTACACTCAAGAAGAGAACAAGGGCGCGTAGGCAGAAACTTGAGAGGCTTGAAGAGgagcaaaaaagagaggagagactcaCCGAACGACATGCAGCCATAGACGCATGGAGGATGAAGCGCATTCGTcaagtggaggagaagaagagg GAGGAGGAGTTGAAGGCGGCGGCGGATGCAGTGTTGTCGGAGGTGAGGAAGAAGCAGGGGGACGCCAAGAAGATGGTGGACATCCTCCGAGCCCTGGAGAAACTCAGGAAACTACGCAAGGAGGCCGCCGCTAGGAAAG GTGTGTACCCAGAGAAGGAGAGTGACGAGGTGTTTGAAGGTCACCTGTCTCGTCTGCGCTCCCTCATCGGCAAGCGCACAGCGCTGTATGGGGCGGAGGAGAAGGCCCTGAGGGTGATGCTGGAGggcgagcaggaggaggagaggaagagagacgtgGAGAAACgacagaggaaggagagggagaagctgCTGCACAAGAGACGACAAGTGGAGAACATGCTCTTCGGAG ACGCCATCCCAGATGACCATCCTCTGCTGGCCTTCCAGGATTACTACCTCCAGGCCGAGAGCTCCCTACCAGCACTGGTGCAGATAAG GAGGGAGTGGGACCAGTTCCTCACCCCAGACGGAAGTGCTGTTCCCCAGGCATGGGTTTTACCCGAGCCCCCGGCTGACGAGGCCTGGGCCACTGCCCTGGAGAAACACATCTCCCTCACGGACTGA